A window of the Candidatus Paraluminiphilus aquimaris genome harbors these coding sequences:
- the aceE gene encoding pyruvate dehydrogenase (acetyl-transferring), homodimeric type, with amino-acid sequence MSSQLDPIETREWLESFDALKRVNGEGASSELIGKLTAHARDQGVSLPAAITTPFKNTINPRDERVMPGDLFMERRIRSLIRWNAMAMVMRANDNEDGLGGHISSFSSSATLYDVGMNYFFRGTANGHPGDLVFYQGHSAPGMYARSYLEGVFDENHLENFRREVSGDGLSSYPHPWLMPDYWQFPTVSMGLGPIQAIYQAHVMKYQQKRGLVDHRDRKIWCFLGDGECDEPESLGAIGLAGREGLGNLHFVVNCNLQRLDGPVRGNSKIIQELEGVFRGAGWNVIKVIWGRRWDPLFDRDESGMLLKRMDEVCDGELQNCKFNGGAYTREHFFGKYPETLDLVKDLSDDDIMYLNRGGHDPYKVYAAYAAACEETERPTVILAMTVKGYGTSEAGEASNETHSLKKLDIKSLKAFRDRFGVPIPDKDLKDVPFYRPPEDSPEMRYLREKRAELGGSIPARRATSYSLPVPAKSVYASQLKGSGKREISTTMAFVRVLSSLVKDKQIGERVVPIVPDEARTFGMEGMFRQLGIYSSVGQQYTPHDAGQILYYKEEETGQILEEGINEAGAMSAWLAAATSYSVSDYPMVPFYIFYSMFGFQRIHDLAWAAGDSQARGFLMGATAGRTTLNGEGLQHQDGHSHLMATTIPNCISYDPTYSYELATIISSGMKRMFEDGENVFYYITTMNENYVHPDMPEGVEDGIVKGLYPLKVSTAKSKKRVQLMSAGTIMREVEAAAEILESDYGVAADIWSMTSVNELARDGQRVVRQNMMNPAEAPQIPYVTQCLEATEGPIIAATDYIRAHTNQIREFMPRSFTVLGTDGFGRSDTRARLREFFEVDRRYVVFAAMTALADEGVIPRSDLAKVMSDLGIDPSKPDPTTV; translated from the coding sequence ATGAGTTCGCAGCTTGATCCAATTGAAACACGAGAGTGGTTAGAGTCATTTGATGCGCTTAAGCGCGTTAACGGGGAAGGTGCATCGAGTGAGTTGATCGGCAAACTGACTGCGCATGCGCGCGATCAAGGTGTCAGCTTACCCGCGGCCATAACAACGCCCTTTAAAAATACGATTAATCCGAGGGATGAGCGGGTCATGCCGGGCGATCTCTTCATGGAGCGTCGTATTCGGTCGTTAATTCGATGGAATGCAATGGCGATGGTTATGCGCGCCAATGACAATGAAGACGGCCTGGGCGGTCACATCTCAAGTTTCAGCTCCAGCGCGACCTTGTATGACGTTGGAATGAACTACTTCTTCAGAGGAACGGCAAACGGCCATCCCGGTGATCTTGTTTTTTACCAAGGTCACAGTGCACCTGGCATGTACGCCCGCTCATACTTAGAAGGGGTGTTTGACGAAAATCATTTAGAGAACTTCCGACGTGAGGTGTCAGGGGATGGACTGTCCTCTTACCCACACCCCTGGTTAATGCCGGATTACTGGCAATTCCCGACAGTATCTATGGGCCTGGGGCCGATTCAGGCGATCTACCAAGCACACGTTATGAAATATCAGCAAAAGCGGGGACTGGTTGACCATCGGGACCGCAAGATCTGGTGTTTCCTCGGGGATGGGGAGTGCGATGAGCCGGAATCGTTGGGCGCGATCGGTCTTGCTGGCCGCGAGGGCTTGGGAAATCTCCACTTCGTTGTGAACTGCAATTTGCAGCGGCTTGATGGGCCGGTCCGAGGTAATAGCAAGATCATTCAAGAGCTCGAAGGCGTTTTCCGCGGGGCCGGTTGGAACGTCATCAAAGTTATTTGGGGGCGCAGATGGGATCCGCTGTTTGACCGTGATGAGTCGGGCATGCTGCTAAAACGCATGGATGAAGTCTGCGATGGAGAGCTGCAGAATTGTAAATTCAACGGCGGCGCGTACACGCGTGAGCACTTCTTTGGAAAGTACCCAGAGACCCTGGATCTCGTCAAAGACCTGAGTGACGACGACATCATGTACCTCAACAGAGGAGGGCATGATCCCTATAAGGTCTATGCAGCCTATGCGGCAGCTTGTGAAGAAACTGAGCGACCCACTGTCATTTTAGCAATGACTGTTAAAGGGTACGGCACCAGTGAAGCGGGAGAGGCCAGTAACGAAACCCACTCGCTGAAAAAGCTGGACATCAAGAGTCTCAAGGCCTTTCGCGACCGTTTTGGCGTGCCAATACCGGATAAAGATCTGAAGGATGTGCCTTTCTACAGGCCTCCCGAGGACAGTCCGGAAATGCGTTATTTGCGAGAGAAGCGTGCGGAACTCGGGGGTAGCATACCGGCGCGACGAGCGACGTCTTATAGCTTGCCTGTTCCCGCCAAGTCCGTTTATGCAAGTCAGCTAAAAGGCAGTGGTAAACGCGAAATATCGACCACCATGGCGTTTGTGCGTGTGTTGTCATCCCTCGTGAAGGATAAGCAAATTGGCGAGCGTGTCGTGCCAATTGTGCCTGATGAGGCAAGAACATTTGGCATGGAAGGCATGTTCCGCCAGCTGGGCATTTACTCTTCAGTGGGGCAGCAATACACGCCTCACGATGCAGGTCAGATCCTCTACTACAAAGAGGAAGAGACCGGGCAGATCTTAGAAGAAGGTATTAATGAGGCGGGCGCTATGTCTGCCTGGCTAGCTGCGGCTACCTCTTATTCGGTCTCTGATTACCCTATGGTGCCGTTTTACATCTTCTATTCGATGTTTGGCTTCCAACGTATTCACGATCTAGCCTGGGCGGCGGGCGATAGCCAAGCACGAGGTTTTCTCATGGGAGCGACGGCGGGTCGGACTACGCTCAATGGCGAGGGGCTGCAGCACCAAGACGGGCACAGTCACTTGATGGCAACAACGATTCCAAACTGTATTTCATACGATCCAACCTACAGTTACGAGCTAGCGACCATTATTAGCTCGGGTATGAAGCGCATGTTCGAGGACGGCGAAAACGTTTTCTATTACATCACGACGATGAACGAAAACTATGTCCACCCGGATATGCCCGAGGGTGTCGAGGACGGCATCGTAAAGGGGCTTTACCCGCTTAAAGTATCGACAGCTAAGTCGAAGAAGCGTGTGCAGTTGATGAGCGCGGGAACGATCATGCGTGAAGTCGAAGCGGCGGCAGAAATTCTAGAAAGCGACTACGGTGTTGCTGCAGACATCTGGAGCATGACGAGTGTTAACGAGCTCGCTCGTGATGGCCAAAGAGTGGTTCGACAAAACATGATGAATCCTGCTGAGGCGCCTCAGATCCCCTATGTTACGCAATGCCTCGAAGCGACTGAGGGGCCTATCATTGCCGCCACGGATTATATACGAGCGCATACGAACCAAATCCGAGAATTCATGCCGAGGTCCTTCACGGTACTGGGTACTGATGGCTTTGGTCGAAGTGATACCCGAGCTCGGCTCCGAGAGTTTTTTGAGGTTGATCGCCGGTACGTTGTATTCGCCGCGATGACCGCTTTGGCTGACGAGGGTGTCATCCCGCGATCAGACTTGGCAAAAGTGATGAGTGATCTCGGCATTGATCCCTCAAAGCCTGATCCTACAACGGTTTAA
- the aceF gene encoding dihydrolipoyllysine-residue acetyltransferase, which yields MANYTICVPDIGGAEGAEVVELLVGVGDQIDVEQSLIVLESDKASMEIPASHAGIVSELKMALGDELSEGDAILVIELADGEAVATVQEETPSVTAEESAVVAVDNAAVNDQPADTSGSDAVRDIVIAVPDIGTDGDVEVVEIPVAVGDVLEEGDSIVVLESDKASMEVPSTTGGEVLALLVEEGAQVKEGSSLVRIRTSGSSESAGAASEAPAPAPAPAPAPAAPAPAPAPAPAPMAPRQPAEAAQSAESNDSSSLYVGPAVRKLAREFGVDLFKVTGSGPKGRIIKEDVQAYVAKRLSEPSAGSVVTESGIPSVADIDFSKFGAIRHEDRSRIEKVTAANMSKSWLNVPHVTQFDDADITDMEEFRKSLKAEAERRGSKLSPLPFIIKAVALALNENPKIKSSLAEQGEALIYKDYCHIGMAVDTPNGLVVPVIRDADKKSIWVLSDEIRDLAAKAKDKKLRPDEMQGAVFTISSLGNIGGRGFTPIVNTPEVGILGVSKASTQPVWDGEAFQPRVMLPVALSYDHRVVNGGDAGRFLTYLVSLLSDIRQLAMS from the coding sequence GTGGCGAATTATACGATTTGTGTTCCTGATATTGGCGGTGCTGAAGGCGCTGAGGTTGTTGAGCTCCTCGTTGGGGTGGGCGATCAGATTGACGTCGAGCAGAGCCTGATTGTGCTTGAGTCAGACAAAGCCTCTATGGAAATTCCGGCTTCCCATGCGGGCATTGTCTCCGAGCTAAAAATGGCTCTTGGCGATGAGCTCTCAGAGGGCGATGCGATCTTGGTCATTGAACTCGCAGACGGCGAAGCCGTGGCCACTGTGCAGGAGGAGACCCCGTCTGTCACCGCCGAGGAAAGTGCGGTCGTCGCGGTGGACAACGCTGCCGTGAACGATCAGCCGGCGGATACGAGTGGTAGCGATGCAGTGCGCGACATTGTTATCGCAGTACCTGATATTGGTACCGACGGTGATGTCGAGGTTGTTGAAATCCCAGTTGCCGTGGGAGACGTGTTGGAAGAGGGGGATTCGATCGTCGTTCTCGAGTCCGATAAAGCGTCTATGGAAGTTCCGTCAACGACTGGCGGAGAGGTACTCGCTTTATTGGTTGAGGAAGGTGCTCAGGTGAAGGAGGGGTCTTCCTTAGTACGGATACGCACTTCAGGCTCTAGTGAGTCTGCGGGAGCAGCATCTGAAGCACCAGCACCAGCACCAGCACCAGCACCAGCACCAGCAGCACCAGCACCCGCACCCGCACCAGCACCCGCACCTATGGCACCGCGACAGCCGGCAGAAGCGGCGCAATCTGCTGAATCAAATGATTCCAGCAGTCTTTATGTGGGGCCTGCGGTGAGAAAGTTGGCTCGGGAGTTCGGTGTTGATCTGTTCAAGGTCACGGGGTCTGGTCCGAAAGGGCGCATTATTAAAGAGGATGTTCAGGCGTACGTTGCCAAGCGACTGTCAGAGCCGTCCGCGGGGTCCGTTGTAACAGAGTCCGGGATCCCATCCGTCGCCGATATCGATTTCTCAAAATTTGGCGCCATTCGGCATGAAGATCGGTCGCGTATTGAGAAAGTCACCGCCGCTAACATGTCGAAGTCTTGGCTCAACGTACCGCATGTGACGCAATTTGATGATGCTGACATTACCGATATGGAAGAGTTCCGTAAGTCTTTAAAAGCGGAGGCCGAAAGGCGAGGAAGTAAGCTTTCGCCGCTTCCGTTCATCATTAAAGCTGTGGCGCTTGCGCTCAATGAAAACCCCAAAATTAAATCCTCCCTCGCAGAGCAGGGCGAGGCACTGATTTACAAGGACTACTGTCATATCGGTATGGCGGTCGATACACCTAATGGGTTGGTGGTTCCGGTTATCCGGGATGCGGATAAGAAGTCGATCTGGGTGTTATCCGATGAGATTCGCGATCTCGCTGCAAAGGCGAAAGATAAGAAGCTCAGGCCTGATGAAATGCAGGGCGCTGTATTTACTATCAGCAGTCTCGGGAATATTGGCGGTCGCGGTTTTACGCCCATCGTTAATACCCCAGAGGTGGGCATTTTAGGTGTGAGTAAGGCATCCACTCAGCCAGTCTGGGATGGTGAGGCGTTTCAGCCAAGGGTGATGTTGCCCGTTGCGCTGTCATACGATCATCGCGTTGTTAACGGCGGGGATGCGGGACGCTTCCTGACCTACCTTGTGTCCTTGTTGAGTGACATCCGCCAGTTGGCTATGAGCTAG
- the ppc gene encoding phosphoenolpyruvate carboxylase, whose amino-acid sequence MTNNALLDTSPLRQNVRLLGDTLGDVIRSTVGEELYQTIESIRQASKSATEREQTTALFNALQRLDSEQLLLISRGFAQFLNLANIADQHFTTSKSVSDHFGAYNRISSTIEDLSQSVSKASLAEAIANLHIDLVLTAHPTEITRRTLIHKHGEIHDCLSDLESGLADEARIQSRLADLIAQIWHTEEFLEQRPTPIDEARWSFAVIENSLWNAIPEFMRDLDAIARKFDLQLPPRTKPVVRLSSWIGGDRDGNPNVTAKVTRRVMIISRWQAADLINRDLEAIYEELSVTRATDDLRAEAADAREPYRAILKPLRDSVRRQRDELGAYIQDSVNPLPPVLFTADIIATLEKCRNSLSEVGLSAIGDGKLLDLVRRLESFGAHLVTLDVRQESTRHSDVINEITTALGLGDYTSWSEEDKQAFLKAEITNPRPLLPLDFAASEPCQEVIDTFRVIADTPREALGCYVISMAAEPSDVLAVQLLLKATGGPLDLPVSPLFETLDDLDGAPSTLDALLSDAEFRSRIDHSMVVMIGYSDSAKDAGMLSAGWAQYRAQEALLNICRSHNVSLQLFHGRGGTIGRGGAPAHQALLSQPPGSLEQGLRVTEQGEMIRVKLGLKPLASNTLGQYTSAILRGNLTPPPIPKPEWRELMNALADQACADYRSWVRDNPNFVEFFRQATPEPELASLPLGSRPARRRTGGGIETLRAIPWIFAWSQSRLVLPAWLGAGSALSAAVQNGKLAELREMRDQWPFFASRLSMLDMVYAKSDLVINSLYDDTLVREDLRSLGRDLRQQLGADIESLMEILDVDTLMASDPWGLESIGLRNVYTAPLNLVQIELLRRVRESESESVQRALMVSIAGVAAGMRNTG is encoded by the coding sequence ATGACAAACAATGCGCTATTGGACACATCGCCCTTGCGGCAGAATGTGCGACTGCTCGGCGATACGCTGGGCGACGTTATTCGTTCCACGGTCGGCGAAGAGCTCTATCAAACCATCGAATCGATTCGACAAGCGTCGAAGTCTGCTACCGAACGAGAGCAAACCACGGCGCTTTTCAACGCGCTGCAAAGGCTTGATTCGGAGCAGCTGCTACTGATATCGCGCGGCTTTGCACAGTTTCTAAACCTGGCAAATATTGCCGACCAGCATTTCACCACCAGCAAGTCGGTGAGTGATCACTTCGGCGCATACAACCGCATATCAAGCACCATTGAGGATTTAAGCCAGTCTGTAAGCAAGGCATCGCTGGCGGAGGCGATCGCTAATTTGCACATCGACCTTGTGCTTACGGCCCATCCGACTGAGATCACGCGACGCACACTGATTCATAAGCATGGGGAGATACATGACTGTCTTTCTGACCTCGAATCAGGCCTTGCTGATGAGGCCCGAATTCAGTCGAGGTTAGCGGATCTCATCGCGCAAATCTGGCATACCGAAGAGTTCTTAGAGCAGCGGCCAACTCCCATCGACGAAGCGCGGTGGAGCTTTGCCGTTATCGAAAACTCGCTGTGGAATGCGATTCCCGAGTTTATGAGAGACCTTGACGCGATTGCGCGTAAATTTGACCTTCAATTACCCCCACGAACGAAACCCGTTGTGCGTCTCTCGAGCTGGATCGGGGGTGATCGCGACGGTAACCCCAACGTCACAGCCAAAGTGACGCGGCGGGTCATGATCATCAGTCGATGGCAAGCTGCAGACCTTATAAACCGGGATCTCGAGGCCATCTACGAAGAGTTATCTGTCACCCGCGCAACCGACGACCTTCGCGCAGAAGCGGCCGATGCAAGAGAGCCCTACCGCGCTATTTTAAAACCACTGCGCGATAGCGTGCGACGACAACGCGATGAGCTTGGCGCCTATATTCAGGACAGCGTAAATCCGCTGCCACCGGTGCTTTTCACCGCCGATATCATTGCAACACTGGAAAAATGCAGAAATTCGCTATCTGAAGTCGGCTTGTCAGCTATCGGTGACGGAAAGCTGCTGGATCTCGTTCGCCGACTCGAGTCATTTGGAGCGCATCTCGTTACGCTTGATGTGCGCCAGGAAAGCACTCGCCACAGTGACGTCATTAACGAAATTACAACTGCACTTGGACTCGGTGATTACACCTCGTGGTCCGAAGAGGATAAGCAGGCGTTTTTAAAGGCAGAAATCACGAATCCACGGCCACTTCTGCCATTGGACTTTGCGGCCTCAGAGCCCTGTCAGGAAGTTATCGATACGTTTCGTGTAATCGCCGACACACCGCGTGAAGCATTAGGCTGCTATGTCATTTCAATGGCAGCAGAACCGTCAGATGTGCTGGCGGTTCAATTACTCCTGAAGGCAACGGGCGGCCCACTCGATTTACCCGTATCACCGCTCTTTGAAACATTGGACGATCTAGACGGCGCACCGAGCACGCTTGACGCGCTGCTCAGTGATGCTGAGTTCCGATCGAGAATCGATCATTCGATGGTTGTCATGATCGGCTATTCAGACAGTGCAAAGGATGCTGGCATGCTGTCAGCTGGCTGGGCGCAGTATCGAGCGCAAGAAGCCCTGCTGAATATCTGCCGGTCCCACAATGTAAGCCTGCAATTATTTCATGGGCGTGGCGGCACAATTGGTCGAGGTGGAGCGCCCGCTCACCAGGCACTCTTGTCACAACCTCCTGGCTCCCTTGAGCAAGGGCTCAGAGTAACTGAACAAGGCGAGATGATTCGGGTTAAGTTAGGGCTCAAACCCCTAGCGAGCAATACGCTGGGGCAATACACCAGTGCCATCTTGCGAGGCAACCTAACGCCACCGCCTATCCCAAAACCTGAGTGGCGAGAGCTCATGAATGCACTTGCTGACCAAGCCTGCGCAGACTACCGGAGTTGGGTACGCGACAATCCAAATTTTGTCGAGTTCTTCAGGCAAGCGACACCCGAGCCTGAACTGGCAAGCCTCCCCCTCGGCTCACGTCCCGCTCGGCGACGAACCGGCGGAGGCATCGAGACGCTTAGAGCCATTCCCTGGATATTTGCATGGTCCCAAAGTCGCCTGGTATTGCCAGCATGGCTAGGTGCAGGCTCGGCGCTCAGCGCGGCCGTCCAGAATGGCAAGTTGGCCGAGCTAAGAGAAATGCGTGACCAGTGGCCTTTCTTTGCATCGCGTCTGTCAATGTTGGATATGGTGTACGCCAAATCCGACCTCGTCATCAATTCGCTTTACGACGACACGCTCGTGCGCGAGGACTTACGAAGCTTGGGGCGCGATTTGCGACAGCAGCTCGGCGCTGACATTGAATCACTCATGGAGATTCTCGACGTGGACACGCTTATGGCTTCAGACCCCTGGGGCCTCGAATCCATAGGTCTTCGCAACGTCTACACTGCGCCATTGAATCTGGTGCAGATAGAGCTGCTACGCCGGGTGAGAGAAAGTGAGAGTGAATCGGTACAGCGTGCGCTGATGGTCTCCATTGCCGGCGTCGCTGCGGGCATGCGTAACACCGGCTAG
- the hexR gene encoding transcriptional regulator HexR: MTSEPNLLAVIQRQLGELNKSEAKVAKAILKAPEEATRSSIASLAAAAGVSEPSVNRFCKRFGATGFPDFKLQLATSLASGVKYVSRAVEFSDDINTFPSKLFDNAINALLTAKEGLPLKAIAQAVDQIAQARRVYFFGLGTSAAVARDAEHKFFRFNVPVFTHEDPLMQRMLAASAGVGDLFFFISHTGRTKVLIEAAEIARQTEATVVSLTAEGSPLAEKSHCCINVKVEEDTEQYLPMTSRLVQLVILDVLATGVTLRRGEGFTPHLARIKDSLKDTRFPTS; the protein is encoded by the coding sequence ATGACGTCTGAACCCAATCTGCTTGCGGTCATCCAGCGCCAACTTGGCGAGCTGAATAAGTCTGAAGCAAAAGTAGCGAAGGCCATACTCAAGGCGCCGGAAGAAGCGACACGGTCCAGTATTGCGTCTTTAGCCGCGGCAGCAGGTGTAAGCGAACCAAGCGTTAATCGATTTTGTAAGCGCTTCGGTGCAACAGGCTTCCCTGACTTCAAATTACAACTCGCCACCTCGCTGGCTTCGGGCGTTAAATACGTTAGCCGCGCGGTAGAATTTTCAGACGACATCAATACATTCCCATCGAAGCTTTTTGATAACGCCATTAATGCGCTCTTGACGGCAAAAGAAGGACTACCACTAAAGGCTATCGCACAGGCCGTTGATCAAATCGCACAAGCGAGACGCGTCTATTTCTTTGGCCTTGGCACATCAGCCGCGGTTGCGCGGGATGCAGAACACAAGTTTTTTCGATTTAACGTCCCTGTCTTCACGCATGAAGACCCTCTAATGCAGCGAATGCTTGCCGCATCGGCAGGGGTGGGTGATTTGTTCTTTTTCATATCACACACGGGCCGGACGAAAGTTTTGATTGAGGCAGCAGAGATTGCCCGCCAAACCGAGGCGACCGTCGTCTCTTTGACTGCCGAGGGCTCGCCCCTGGCTGAAAAAAGTCACTGCTGTATCAATGTAAAAGTAGAAGAAGACACAGAGCAATATTTGCCCATGACGTCTCGACTGGTACAGCTTGTCATTTTGGATGTTCTTGCCACAGGCGTGACATTGCGCCGTGGAGAGGGCTTCACACCACATCTCGCTCGAATCAAAGACAGCCTTAAGGACACCCGATTCCCAACGAGTTAA
- the gap gene encoding type I glyceraldehyde-3-phosphate dehydrogenase, giving the protein MVNVAINGFGRIGRNILRALYERPEMASQLRIVAINDLGTPEINAHLLQFDTTHGRFGASVVVEDDAMVVNGDRIAVFAERNPEDLPWGDLNIDVVFECTGIFTSRDKAAAHLRAGARKVLISAPSNDADATIVYGVNHDVINDDAVIVSNASCTTNCLAPIVAPLNASVGVESGLMTTVHAYTNDQNLSDVYHSDLYRARSATHSMIPTKTGAAAAIGLVLPELKGRLDGLAVRVPTINVSLVDLTFTASRDTSIEEINAILAKAAAADRLGVLSCNTQPLVSADFNHNSFSSNFDANHTRVSGRLVKVLAWYDNEWGFSNRMLDTGCLLAAGSLPVSNAA; this is encoded by the coding sequence ATGGTTAACGTAGCTATCAACGGTTTTGGCCGTATTGGACGCAATATCTTGCGGGCGCTGTATGAGCGACCTGAAATGGCGTCTCAACTTCGTATTGTTGCGATTAATGATCTTGGCACCCCCGAAATCAACGCCCATCTTCTGCAGTTTGATACAACGCACGGACGCTTCGGCGCATCCGTGGTCGTGGAAGACGACGCGATGGTGGTTAACGGTGATCGCATCGCGGTTTTTGCTGAGCGGAATCCAGAAGATTTACCTTGGGGTGATCTCAATATTGATGTCGTGTTTGAGTGCACGGGCATCTTTACATCTCGCGATAAGGCCGCCGCTCATCTCAGAGCCGGTGCCCGCAAGGTTTTAATATCAGCTCCGTCAAACGACGCGGATGCAACCATCGTCTATGGCGTTAATCACGACGTAATAAATGATGATGCCGTCATTGTTTCCAACGCCTCCTGCACAACGAATTGCTTAGCACCCATTGTGGCCCCCTTGAATGCGTCTGTTGGCGTTGAGAGTGGTCTGATGACGACGGTTCATGCCTACACAAACGATCAGAACTTGAGCGATGTGTATCATTCGGATTTATACCGTGCGCGCTCAGCAACGCACAGCATGATTCCTACAAAGACAGGTGCAGCGGCAGCCATTGGCTTGGTTTTACCCGAATTGAAAGGCCGACTCGATGGGTTGGCGGTTCGTGTCCCTACAATCAACGTATCGCTGGTTGATCTGACCTTTACCGCTTCCCGGGATACGTCCATTGAAGAAATTAATGCCATTTTGGCAAAGGCGGCGGCAGCAGATCGTTTGGGCGTTTTGTCTTGCAACACGCAGCCTCTCGTATCAGCTGACTTTAACCACAACTCGTTTTCGAGCAACTTCGACGCAAACCACACGCGTGTAAGTGGACGCCTAGTTAAGGTGCTCGCTTGGTATGACAACGAATGGGGTTTTTCGAATCGGATGTTGGATACCGGCTGTCTGCTAGCAGCGGGTAGTTTACCGGTCAGTAACGCGGCATAG
- the pgl gene encoding 6-phosphogluconolactonase: protein MSSRHNFSSRVELDTALAKKISEQLSAGLVDKGCASLVVSGGSTPKGLFAALSQTELDWKNITVLLADERWVDETHEDSNSAMVKTLLLQNAAKQANWVDFGAGSIDVDGKLRQVNESLAHLGTFDVVILGMGNDAHTASLFPCAIELDEGLTTQNDALMTQPTTAPHRRLSLSKKRLLDTKLGVIHIVGASKLEVFDKATKYADDDMHPISHFAHHDEFSLWFAE from the coding sequence ATGTCTAGTCGGCATAATTTTTCATCGCGAGTTGAACTAGACACCGCGCTAGCCAAAAAAATTAGCGAACAACTCAGCGCGGGTCTCGTGGACAAAGGCTGTGCGTCGCTGGTCGTCTCGGGCGGAAGTACACCAAAGGGTCTCTTCGCAGCGCTGTCTCAAACCGAGCTGGACTGGAAAAACATCACCGTTCTGTTAGCGGATGAGCGTTGGGTCGATGAAACCCACGAAGACAGCAATTCCGCCATGGTAAAGACGTTGCTTCTGCAAAATGCGGCCAAGCAAGCAAACTGGGTCGACTTCGGTGCGGGTAGCATAGATGTTGACGGGAAATTGCGGCAGGTAAACGAATCGCTGGCTCATTTAGGCACCTTTGATGTTGTCATTCTAGGGATGGGCAACGACGCTCACACAGCATCGCTGTTTCCTTGCGCCATTGAGCTCGACGAGGGATTAACAACACAAAACGATGCACTGATGACGCAGCCAACGACCGCACCTCATCGTCGATTATCGCTTTCAAAAAAGCGACTTCTGGATACCAAGCTTGGCGTAATTCATATCGTGGGTGCCAGCAAGTTAGAGGTCTTCGACAAGGCTACAAAGTACGCCGATGACGACATGCACCCGATTAGTCACTTCGCTCATCACGACGAGTTTAGCCTCTGGTTTGCTGAATAA